One Bemisia tabaci chromosome 7, PGI_BMITA_v3 DNA window includes the following coding sequences:
- the LOC109032990 gene encoding uncharacterized protein, which translates to MSTINESSTPPILLPCTICNRTFKPESLAKHSKVCEKTLMRKRKKFDSSKQRLQGTELAEFLPMLSKSVKVDKSPIRKADTTWKDKHLQLMETIQAARQIPSEGGHIENLKGRMRRLTDQELCPHCERSFGIKAFDRHVEWCKDKITRILPKSTASSVAKERLEARTKYQAPRLRQSLRARTREKYSPHRHKQSQEKKSESADILIKKESSPIVAMNKETSATANNKGSATTKPQSPVVKIKSSEKPSLTNNRPVVNIPVQPPIKRSSTSTRLSSQSVKKLDLPSTNVSKTPAKSLPKQNNTVTTLQIAKSDASNYDPYTSAQQQMKELLDLDFDKEYPVLKDLPSPLINPIPIKRESKSEILNDKLMNNIIPNISAKVDIPKVKNFVDEKNTLNNSLSAVSLARNKSTDPGIDEFKLENFIDTLSDEELIGPIKDLVIKNSMEADLKRPPVSIGCSPTSAFAKYSPSPPHINETTAKSTPNLPLNVPLDEVANFSNLNKSERNVEKYPHVNMSSISLCSTVSIDSNIDFNRNKRGSNDSSFAQEMNSKLMKNSETHKEGRNIARTLLNMEQMLFGVSPNPNSKNSKSDNKNSNREANKNLTSPKSGEIPSKVDKSTPNFNQLYPKLNLNSADAAELELIESISELENLYLFSPISQDPSLSLNSSLSKTDSNSMTAVSGEGLRKEKKEAQTLSASQGRKPNSDSAYSSLSRKSPLTRTLATHQVDLAEIKSPSSLSSSGSESSVAHACRTERRLSTFCHECGAKYPVSVAKFCCECGVRRLALS; encoded by the exons ATGTCAACAATTAATGAAAGTTCTACTCCTCCCATATTGTTGCCATGCACAATCTGCAATCGCACTTTCAAACCTGAGAGTTTGGCGAAGCATTCAAAAGTCTGTGAAAAAACTCTtatgaggaagaggaagaaatttgATTCATCCAAGCAACGATTACAAGGAACGGAACTTGCAGAATTTCTACCAATGCTGTCAAAGTCTGTCAAAGTTGACAAATCTCCCATTAGAAAAGCTGACACAACGTGGAAGGACAAGCACTTGCAGCTGATGGAAACGATTCAAGCTGCAAGACAAATCCCTTCAGAAGGAGGGCATATCGAGAACTTGAAGGGGCGGATGCGTAGACTGACAGATCAAGAACTATGTCCTCATTGCGAGAGATCGTTCGGTATCAAGGCTTTTGACAGGCATGTCGAATGGTGTAAAGACAAGATTACTCGGATTCTCCCAAAGTCAACTGCCAGCTCTGTTGCTAAAGAACGTTTGGAAGCGAGGACAAAG TATCAGGCTCCAAGGCTGCGGCAGTCTCTCCGAGCTCGTaccagagaaaaatattctcctCATAGGCACAAGCAATCCCAGGAAAAGAAATCAGAGTCAGCAGACATATTGATCAAGAAGGAATCTTCACCGATCGTAgcaatgaataaagaaacatcTGCCACCGCGAACAACAAGGGGTCGGCAACTACCAAGCCTCAAT CTCCTGTTGTAAAAATCAAAAGCTCGGAGAAACCCAGTTTAACAAACAACAGACCTGTAGTTAATATACCAGTCCAGCCGCCAATTAAAAGATCATCTACCTCGAC CCGTCTCAGTTCACAGTCAGTGAAAAAGTTGGATCTGCCATCAACAAATGTATCAAAAACTCCTGCCAAAAGTCTACCAAAGCAAAACAATACTGTCACTACCCTGCAAATTGCAAAGag TGATGCCTCCAATTATGATCCATACACCTCAGCACAGCAACAAATGAAAGAGCTTTTGGATCTTGATTTCGATAAAGAATATCCTGTCCTTAAAGATTTACCCTCTCCTCTCATCAATCCCATTCCTATTAAGCGCGaatcaaaatctgaaattttaaatgacaaACTCATGAACAATATCATACCCAACATCTCAGCAAAAGTTGACATTCCCAAAGTGAAAAACtttgttgatgaaaaaaatactctgaacAATAGTCTTTCTGCTGTAAGCTTAGCCAGAAATAAATCTACCGATCCAGGAATCGATGaatttaaattagaaaattttattgatactCTGTCGGATGAGGAACTGATAGGACCAATCAAAGATCTAGTCATCAAGAATTCTATGGAGGCAGATTTGAAACGACCACCAGTTTCGATAGGTTGTTCACCAACATCGGCATTCGCCAAGTactctccctctccccctcaCATCAATGAAACCACTGCAAAATCCACCCCTAACCTTCCCCTGAATGTGCCTCTTGATGAGGTAGCAAACTTTTCCAATTTGAACAAAAGCGAAAGGAATGTGGAAAAATACCCGCATGTCAACATGAGCAGTATTAGTTTGTGCTCTACGGTCAGTATTGATTCCAATATAGATTTTAATAGAAACAAGCGAGGATCTAATGACAGTTCTTTTGCACAGGAAATGAATTCTAAGTtaatgaaaaattctgaaacgcACAAAGAAGGTAGGAACATTGCTCGAACTTTACTCAATATGGAACAGATGCTGTTCGGGGTCTCGCCTAACCCcaacagtaaaaattcaaaaagtgacAATAAGAATAGTAACAGAGAAGCAAATAAAAACTTAACCAGTCCAAAAAGTGGTGAGATTCCCTCCAAAGTAGATAAATCTACACCTAATTTCAATCAGTTGTACCCCAAATTGAATCTAAATAGTGCAGACGCTGCAGAATTAGAACTCAtagaatccatttctgaattaGAGAACCTATATCTTTTTTCTCCCATCAGCCAAGATCCATCCCTCTCCTTGAACTCTTCCCTCTCCAAAACTGACTCCAATTCCATGACAGCTGTTAGCGGGGAAGGTCTacggaaagagaaaaaagaagctCAGACCTTATCTGCTTCGCAAGGAAGGAAGCCTAACTCTGATTCAGCATATAGCAG TTTGAGCAGAAAATCACCGTTGACCAGAACTCTAGCAACACATCAAGTAGATTTAGCTGAAATAAAAAGCCCTAGCAGCTTAAGCTCTAGTGGGTCAGAATCCTCTGTTGCTCATGCCTGTCGTACAGAGCGTCGCCTGTCAACGTTTTGCCATGAATGCGGTGCTAAGTATCCAGTTTCCGTTGCAAAATTCTGTTGTGAATGTGGAGTAAGAAGGTTAGCACtgtcctaa
- the LOC109032992 gene encoding large ribosomal subunit protein mL62, which translates to MNLFQLSAKIFTNSFTNAGRNSLRSVYSSSIGLDKLYPNSSLKLTTPTQKDLPDDPIKKFNGYIPVEQLSITYSRSPGPGGQSVNTSDTKVDLRFHLASAKWLHEDVRNALLSHKSIKLTKEGFLVIRSDKTRSQHLNLTDAMDKLRTLLLNALQPPKVMSPESLEKQRRDREKASRQRLIEKRMKSLTKMGRNDPMM; encoded by the coding sequence ATGAATCTCTTTCAGTTAAGTGCTAAAATTTTTACGAACAGTTTCACCAATGCAGGAAGGAACTCCCTTAGATCAGTTTATTCTAGTTCCATAGGTCTAGACAAACTGTACCCAAACAGTTCTTTAAAACTCACCACGCCCACGCAGAAAGACTTACCGGACGACCCTATCAAGAAGTTCAATGGTTACATCCCAGTTGAGCAACTATCCATCACCTACAGTCGCAGCCCTGGGCCTGGCGGTCAAAGTGTAAACACATCTGATACAAAAGTAGATTTAAGATTTCATTTAGCCTCAGCCAAATGGCTGCATGAAGATGTTCGAAATGCGCTTCTCAGTCACAAATCCATCAAGTTGACAAAGGAAGGTTTCCTAGTGATACGGTCTGATAAGACTCGTTCTCAACACTTAAATTTAACTGATGCCATGGACAAATTAAGGACCTTGTTATTGAATGCTCTACAACCCCCTAAAGTAATGTCTCCTGAGTCGCTAGAGAAGCAGCGTAGAGATCGTGAGAAAGCAAGCAGGCAACGACTAATTGAGAAGAGAATGAAATCCCTTACCAAAATGGGAAGGAACGATCCCATGATGTAA